From the Leptolyngbya sp. O-77 genome, one window contains:
- a CDS encoding response regulator, with protein MSSLRPILLVEDNPDDERLTLRALRRGNLANEILIARNGEEALNLLFGLELLPCVVLLDLKLPKIDGLQVLRRIRANERTRLQPVVILTSSSEDRDIIESYSLGANSYVRKPVEFEQFTEAVRQLGLYWALINEPPPESLPGSSLA; from the coding sequence ATGAGTTCCCTGCGCCCTATCCTCCTTGTCGAAGACAATCCGGATGACGAACGCCTGACGCTCCGAGCGCTGCGCCGGGGCAACCTAGCCAATGAAATCTTGATTGCTCGGAATGGGGAAGAAGCCTTGAACCTGCTGTTTGGACTGGAACTATTGCCGTGCGTGGTGCTGCTTGATTTAAAGCTGCCCAAAATTGATGGTTTACAAGTGCTGCGCCGCATTCGGGCTAACGAGCGCACTCGCCTCCAGCCCGTCGTAATCTTGACCTCTTCTAGCGAAGATCGCGACATTATTGAAAGCTACAGTTTGGGAGCCAATAGCTACGTGCGAAAGCCCGTTGAGTTTGAGCAGTTTACCGAAGCCGTACGCCAGTTGGGTTTATATTGGGCGCTCATTAATGAGCCACCCCCAGAAAGTTTGCCTGGGAGTTCGCTGGCATGA